A region of the Planctomycetaceae bacterium genome:
TTCCGTGTCCAGCGGCGAAATTGTCCGCGGGTCAATCACTTCAACGGAAATGCCGTGGGTGGCAAGCTGCTCGGCGGCTTCCATTGCCTTGTGGACCATCAGAGCAATGCCCACCACCGTCACGTCGCTTCCGTCTCGAACGACAGCGGCACGGCCAAATTCGATTTCGTACGGCTCCTCCGGCACGGCACCCTTCATGCCGTACAGTTCACGATGCTCCAGAAACAAAACCGGATCCTGGCAGCGCAGTGACTGGTGGAACAAACCCTTCGCATCATACGGCGTCGACGGAATCACCACTCGCAGTCCCGGAATGTGCGAGTAAATCGAATGATAGCTGCCGGAATGGTGGGTCGCCGCGCTGTGACCGATGCCAATACAGCCACGCAGCAGTACCGGCATTCGCAGCCGGCCGCTGGACATATACTGCATCTTTGCAATCTGATTGATTGTCTCACCGAACGCATCGTTGATGAAATCGATGAACATGAAGTCGACAATCGGCCGGGCTCCGGTCATCGCCGCTCCGCAGGCCAGTCCGACGAATCCTCGTTCGCAGATGGGCGTGTCGCACAGTCTTTCGGCGCCGTACTTGTGATACAGTCCCGTCGTTGTCGCGAAGTTTCCGCCGCGGGCGCCGATGCCTTCTCCCATCACAAAAATGGCCGGATTGTGCTGCATTTCATAATCCAGGGCTTCGTGAGTGGCGGCGATATAATTGACTATGCGAGTTCCCGGATCCGGCTCCGAACCCGCGACCACAGGCGGCGGTCCTTCGAAGTAGACGTGTCGCGTTGCGGTTACGGCATCCGGCCAGGCAGCCGCTTCCGCCGCGTTGCTGCCTTCGAGCACCAGAGCACTGACTTCGGCATCAATGGCGGACAGTTCCTCTTCCGTTGCCGCTCCGGATTCCAGAAGCCGATTCGCCAGCCGCTGGATCGGGCACCTCTGCCGCCACTCCGCCACATCTTCGCGCGTGCGGTACGTGTAGTCGCCCATGCCTTCCGCGTGTGCGCGCGTTCGGTAGGTCTTGCACTCAATCAGCGTCGCACCGCCTCCGGAACGAGCCCGCTCGACGGCTTCGCGGGCCGTTTCATACACGGCCACAACGTCGTTGCCGTCGACTTCGAATCCGGGAAGTCCGTAGTTCGCGGCCCGCCGCCCGACGTCCGGAATACCGCTCGAATAGGCAAACGGAACCTCCGTGGCGAACTGATTGTTTTCGCAGATCAGCAGCACCGGAAGTTTCCAGATACTGGCCATGTTGCAGCCTTCATGGAACGCTCCGTTGTTGACAGCTCCGTCGCCGAAAAATGCGACGGAAACCTGGTCGGTTCCACGAATCTTCGCGCTGTAACCGCCGCCACAGGCCTGCAGAATGCTGGGACCGACGATTCCGCTGGTTCCCATCATGCCGATTTCCGGTGCGAACAGGTGCATGCTTCCGCCGCGGCCATGTGACACACCAGTCCGGCGGCCGAACAGCTCCGCGATCAACGCTTCCGGCGCGACACCTTTCGCCAGAGCGTGTCCGTGTCCGCGGTGTGTGCTGAAAACCGCGTCGGTCGGCTTCAGATGAGCACACACGCCCGCTGCAATCGCTTCTTCGCCGACATATGTATGACACGCTCCCAGAAC
Encoded here:
- a CDS encoding dehydrogenase E1 component subunit alpha/beta — encoded protein: MTNEVLLSLYRTMLTIRHTEEQLARCHQRGLVLGACHTYVGEEAIAAGVCAHLKPTDAVFSTHRGHGHALAKGVAPEALIAELFGRRTGVSHGRGGSMHLFAPEIGMMGTSGIVGPSILQACGGGYSAKIRGTDQVSVAFFGDGAVNNGAFHEGCNMASIWKLPVLLICENNQFATEVPFAYSSGIPDVGRRAANYGLPGFEVDGNDVVAVYETAREAVERARSGGGATLIECKTYRTRAHAEGMGDYTYRTREDVAEWRQRCPIQRLANRLLESGAATEEELSAIDAEVSALVLEGSNAAEAAAWPDAVTATRHVYFEGPPPVVAGSEPDPGTRIVNYIAATHEALDYEMQHNPAIFVMGEGIGARGGNFATTTGLYHKYGAERLCDTPICERGFVGLACGAAMTGARPIVDFMFIDFINDAFGETINQIAKMQYMSSGRLRMPVLLRGCIGIGHSAATHHSGSYHSIYSHIPGLRVVIPSTPYDAKGLFHQSLRCQDPVLFLEHRELYGMKGAVPEEPYEIEFGRAAVVRDGSDVTVVGIALMVHKAMEAAEQLATHGISVEVIDPRTISPLDTETILKSVSKTGRLLIVDEAFAPCSIGAEIAARIADEGFDELDAPIRRLNGAFAPTPYSPTLEAAVVPGSGDIVEAILALCCGMKADRLPRKPCFGSSDASDDRQQRTVNQ